A DNA window from Xiphias gladius isolate SHS-SW01 ecotype Sanya breed wild unplaced genomic scaffold, ASM1685928v1 HiC_scaffold_984, whole genome shotgun sequence contains the following coding sequences:
- the LOC120788011 gene encoding 101 kDa malaria antigen-like: MEKEELQKEYKVLEEFCLKTQKSRHFWFWKKTKEEKIKKKEKEEEKEARKEKQKAEKAKKQSKEKEKMEKKWSRWSWLHKKKKCDSDSKMEEAAGFSAQAGQQ; the protein is encoded by the coding sequence atggagaaagaagaacTGCAGAAAGAGTACAAAGTACTGGAGGAgttctgtctgaaaacacagaagagccgacatttctggttttggaagaagacaaaagaggagaagatcaagaaaaaggaaaaagaggaggagaaggaggcacgaaaagagaaacagaaagcagagaaggcaaagaagcaaagcaaagaaaaggagaagatggagaaaaagtggAGTCGTTGGAGCTGGttgcacaagaaaaagaagtgtGACAGCGACAGCAAGATGGAGGAGGCTGCCGGTTTTTCAGCTCAGGCTGGACAACAGTAG